The Bacteroidota bacterium genome includes a region encoding these proteins:
- a CDS encoding vitamin K epoxide reductase family protein, with product MARKTRNERKGAKSSSAPATSTLLSTYRPFIDQALFALAIIGVIVTVHLMIQQSRGFDQGCWGFNPPSAEEAATFNCEAVVTSDAGKLFGISNVYWGMIFYGLLSVFGFLVARAKGADVSKFKKLRAGMIGLGFLYSGYLVYIQATSIGEYCALCLTSAAIMAIMFAIMLYDVFTSSSVAGKEGPARSMQLYKILAGVAVVLIGADLLYFNNLEVEAPPAATAATATAAATGAAGADPADVCQIDTRMPKMDDYRSILSSFDPVVGPEDAAVTVVEFFDPNCPSCQRTHPVMKEVITKYQDRVRFHMIPFPLRESSLPQIEALYVAKEQEKFFEMLDAQMAMQETRGLPVEQVRELAGILGLDVALLNNRWRSQLYRRVILEQREKISATGMSSVPSVLVNGEYVLQKTTECISQFIDSAAS from the coding sequence ATGGCACGCAAAACCAGAAACGAAAGAAAGGGAGCAAAATCCAGTTCTGCTCCTGCTACCTCCACCTTACTCAGTACCTATCGTCCCTTTATCGACCAGGCGCTTTTTGCGTTGGCGATCATAGGTGTAATTGTCACTGTTCATTTGATGATTCAGCAAAGCCGCGGATTTGATCAGGGCTGTTGGGGGTTCAACCCACCTTCAGCTGAAGAAGCAGCTACTTTTAACTGTGAAGCCGTAGTGACGAGCGACGCCGGCAAGCTCTTCGGCATCTCCAATGTGTATTGGGGCATGATTTTCTACGGGCTGCTTTCAGTTTTTGGCTTCCTCGTAGCACGTGCAAAAGGCGCTGATGTATCCAAATTCAAAAAATTACGCGCCGGCATGATCGGTCTTGGTTTTCTGTATTCAGGCTATCTTGTTTACATTCAGGCAACAAGCATTGGGGAGTACTGTGCGCTTTGTTTGACTTCTGCTGCCATCATGGCAATCATGTTTGCTATTATGCTGTATGATGTGTTTACCTCTTCGAGTGTAGCCGGCAAAGAAGGGCCAGCGCGCTCCATGCAGTTGTATAAAATTCTTGCCGGCGTTGCCGTGGTGCTCATTGGGGCCGACCTGCTTTACTTTAACAACCTCGAAGTTGAAGCGCCTCCGGCCGCAACGGCTGCGACAGCAACAGCTGCTGCTACAGGCGCTGCGGGTGCTGACCCTGCAGATGTTTGCCAGATTGACACGCGGATGCCTAAAATGGATGATTACCGTAGCATCCTTTCTTCATTTGACCCGGTAGTAGGCCCAGAAGATGCAGCCGTTACCGTGGTTGAGTTTTTCGATCCGAACTGCCCCTCTTGCCAGCGCACACACCCGGTGATGAAAGAGGTCATCACGAAGTACCAGGACCGTGTTCGCTTTCATATGATTCCTTTCCCGCTCCGTGAAAGCTCGCTGCCGCAGATTGAAGCGCTTTACGTTGCCAAAGAACAGGAAAAGTTCTTCGAAATGCTCGACGCACAAATGGCGATGCAGGAAACACGTGGACTCCCTGTAGAGCAGGTGCGTGAACTCGCCGGCATTCTCGGACTCGATGTTGCGCTGCTGAACAACCGCTGGCGTTCACAGCTTTATCGCCGCGTGATCCTGGAACAGCGC